From one Neovison vison isolate M4711 chromosome 1, ASM_NN_V1, whole genome shotgun sequence genomic stretch:
- the LOC122918254 gene encoding small ubiquitin-related modifier 2-like, with translation MADKKPKEGVKTENNDHINLKVAGWDGSVVQFKIKRHTSLSKLMKAYCERQDTPAQAEMENEDTIHVFQQQTGVVY, from the exons ATGGCCGACAAAAAGCCCAAGGAAGGAGTCAAGACTGAGAACAACGATCATATTAATTTGAAAGTGGCAGGATGGGATGGTTCTGTGGTGCAGTTTAAGATTAAGAGGCACACATCACTTAGTAAACTAATGAAAGCCTACTGTGAACGACAGG ACACACCTGCACAGGCGGAAATGGAGAATGAAGATACAATTCATGTGTTCCAGCAGCAGACAGGTGTCGTCTACTAA